The proteins below come from a single Gordonia pseudamarae genomic window:
- a CDS encoding SdpI family protein: MGVLSVVAAVLVFACAAVWGTVGVLGVTGKLPGNRWFGVRSPETGRSEAAFVLANRVAGPGYIGAAVILAMGGLLTLGVDSDWSVLFALAALVVAVGTVGIVSGLGIKAAQGLPAESTGGCDCCSGGDDHVPASGCADDKADSPADDCGQSSCGSCALQGMCETDTAATKR; encoded by the coding sequence GTGGGTGTCCTGAGTGTCGTCGCTGCCGTCCTGGTGTTCGCGTGTGCCGCGGTGTGGGGCACCGTCGGGGTGCTCGGTGTCACCGGCAAACTTCCCGGAAACCGCTGGTTCGGTGTCCGCTCGCCCGAGACCGGCAGGAGCGAGGCCGCGTTCGTGCTGGCCAACCGGGTCGCCGGGCCCGGTTACATCGGCGCCGCCGTCATCCTCGCGATGGGCGGGCTGCTGACCCTCGGCGTGGACAGCGACTGGTCGGTGCTGTTCGCGCTCGCCGCGCTCGTCGTGGCCGTCGGCACCGTCGGCATCGTCAGCGGACTCGGCATCAAGGCCGCCCAGGGGTTGCCCGCCGAATCAACCGGCGGCTGCGACTGCTGCTCCGGCGGCGACGACCACGTCCCGGCATCGGGCTGCGCCGACGACAAGGCCGACTCCCCCGCCGATGACTGCGGGCAATCGAGCTGCGGGTCGTGCGCCTTGCAGGGAATGTGCGAAACCGACACCGCCGCGACCAAGCGATAG
- a CDS encoding aminotransferase class V-fold PLP-dependent enzyme, giving the protein MYVSPLGEEWHRARVEPDIIHLDSAAAGRSSDSTINAVTDHLWRESRSGSYVAAAACGDQMRHDLRGLASLIGHTPDELTFRESARACLRALLTHWSLPVASTVWVAKNEFGPNLDEFERRGYAVRPLPDGDVYGHVDTDALENMLQFEQPAFIHLCHIGSMSGAVQPAVRVVEVAHAVGVPVVIDMSQSVGHVPTVTGADIVYGTSRKWLTGPRGIGFIAVRRDSLREVRIPDSDAFIAGRVGLHNAVHELLAVGQQRVFRELATVGRITRERLNGIGSWEVLEAVDEPSALVTLAPPPGWQPDDVRAAADKLRATGILVTAADSWRAPLATEHSVLRVSPHLDVRREDLDLLAVNLRTMGY; this is encoded by the coding sequence ATGTACGTGAGCCCGCTCGGGGAGGAATGGCACCGCGCACGGGTCGAACCCGACATCATTCATCTCGACTCGGCGGCCGCCGGACGTTCCTCCGACAGCACCATCAACGCCGTCACCGACCATCTGTGGCGCGAATCACGGTCCGGTTCGTACGTCGCCGCGGCCGCCTGCGGCGACCAGATGCGCCACGACCTGCGCGGTCTGGCGTCGTTGATCGGACACACCCCCGACGAGCTCACATTCCGGGAAAGTGCCCGCGCGTGCCTACGGGCGCTGCTGACGCACTGGTCACTTCCGGTGGCCTCCACCGTGTGGGTGGCCAAGAACGAGTTCGGGCCCAACCTCGATGAGTTCGAACGACGCGGCTATGCCGTCCGGCCCCTGCCCGACGGCGACGTGTACGGGCATGTCGACACCGACGCCCTGGAAAACATGCTGCAGTTCGAGCAGCCCGCTTTCATCCACCTGTGCCATATCGGCTCGATGTCGGGTGCCGTACAGCCCGCCGTGCGGGTCGTGGAGGTGGCGCACGCGGTGGGGGTGCCGGTGGTGATCGACATGTCGCAATCCGTCGGCCACGTCCCCACCGTCACCGGGGCCGACATCGTCTATGGCACCAGCCGCAAATGGCTCACCGGCCCCCGAGGCATCGGCTTCATCGCGGTACGGCGCGACTCCCTGCGCGAGGTGCGGATCCCCGACTCCGATGCCTTCATCGCCGGCCGCGTCGGACTGCACAACGCCGTACACGAACTCCTCGCCGTCGGCCAGCAACGCGTGTTCCGCGAACTGGCGACGGTCGGCCGCATCACCCGCGAACGACTCAACGGAATCGGCAGCTGGGAGGTTCTCGAAGCCGTCGATGAACCGTCGGCCCTGGTGACCCTCGCCCCACCACCGGGCTGGCAACCCGATGACGTCCGCGCCGCCGCCGACAAACTCAGGGCCACCGGAATCCTGGTCACCGCGGCCGACTCGTGGCGGGCGCCCCTGGCCACCGAACATTCCGTGCTTCGGGTCAGCCCACATCTCGACGTTCGTCGCGAAGACCTCGATCTGCTCGCCGTGAACCTACGGACAATGGGTTACTGA
- a CDS encoding MFS transporter, which yields MVSGSVSDGKHGTARAFLRAMRLPGLRRLLAVRLASQLTDGVFQAGLFGAILFNPERHADPLAIAGGLAVLLLPYSVIGPFAGALLDHWDRRVVLMVANTLRALLIGLVAIAIASGSPDTVVLICALAVTGASRFVASGLSAGLPHVAPREVIVAVNATFVTLGAAMLAVGAGIAAGLRAVFGSDNTGSALTELGAVVLALVAAAIAQGFHPRQLGPDHADDPGSSVTHAVVVGLWHGLREVIHTPTVSAALSAIGMHRLVFGMNTLTLLVFSKEVSKGDGLEVVAAVGSATAAGALLAAITTPMVVDRYGRRTTLVTSLVVGALVELCLLTYSLPVIYAAAIVLGLVGQTVKLCGDVAMQCDIRDWVRGQVFSVQDAIFNVAYVCAITVAALAIPSDGRTVVLPLVGTVLYLLGIVLVRTLHPPVTTPRLPAPAH from the coding sequence ATGGTCTCTGGTTCGGTGAGCGACGGGAAACACGGCACGGCACGGGCGTTTCTGCGCGCCATGCGACTGCCCGGATTGCGTCGCCTGCTGGCGGTCCGGCTGGCCAGCCAGCTCACCGACGGCGTGTTCCAGGCAGGCCTGTTCGGTGCGATCCTGTTCAACCCGGAACGGCACGCCGACCCGCTCGCGATCGCGGGCGGCCTGGCCGTGCTGCTGCTCCCGTACTCGGTGATCGGACCGTTCGCCGGCGCGCTGCTCGACCATTGGGACCGCCGGGTCGTACTGATGGTCGCCAACACCCTGCGGGCACTGCTCATCGGCCTGGTGGCCATAGCGATCGCCTCCGGCTCCCCCGACACCGTGGTGCTGATCTGTGCCCTCGCCGTCACCGGCGCCAGCCGGTTCGTGGCCTCCGGTCTGTCGGCCGGCCTGCCGCATGTGGCTCCGCGCGAGGTGATCGTGGCGGTCAACGCGACGTTCGTCACCCTGGGGGCGGCGATGCTGGCGGTGGGCGCCGGAATCGCCGCCGGGCTGCGCGCCGTCTTCGGCTCCGACAACACCGGCAGTGCCCTGACCGAACTCGGTGCGGTCGTGCTGGCACTGGTCGCCGCGGCGATCGCCCAGGGCTTCCACCCCCGCCAACTCGGACCCGACCATGCCGACGATCCGGGCAGTTCGGTGACGCACGCCGTGGTGGTGGGCCTGTGGCACGGGCTGCGTGAGGTGATCCACACCCCGACGGTGTCGGCGGCGTTGTCGGCGATCGGCATGCACCGGCTGGTGTTCGGGATGAACACACTCACCCTCCTGGTCTTCAGCAAGGAGGTCAGCAAGGGCGACGGCCTCGAAGTGGTCGCGGCGGTGGGCAGCGCCACCGCCGCCGGAGCCCTGCTCGCCGCCATCACCACCCCGATGGTCGTCGACCGATACGGCAGACGCACCACCCTGGTGACCTCACTCGTCGTCGGCGCACTGGTGGAACTGTGTCTGCTCACCTATTCGCTGCCCGTCATCTACGCGGCGGCGATCGTGCTCGGCCTGGTGGGGCAGACGGTCAAACTGTGCGGCGACGTCGCCATGCAGTGCGATATCCGCGACTGGGTCCGCGGGCAGGTGTTCTCCGTCCAGGACGCCATCTTCAACGTCGCCTACGTGTGCGCCATCACCGTGGCCGCGCTGGCCATCCCATCGGACGGGCGCACCGTCGTCCTGCCACTGGTGGGCACCGTGCTGTACCTGCTCGGTATCGTCCTGGTTCGGACGTTGCACCCACCTGTGACGACGCCCCGGCTTCCCGCGCCCGCCCACTGA
- a CDS encoding YqgE/AlgH family protein: protein MTGGDDAQDPTPDSSPEAGSGQLPRKVRPGSLLIASTDLIEPTFRRSVIYMMEHNAAGSLGVVINQMSQAAVHNLLPQWTDLASSPRALFVGGPVKRDAALCLGVLKPGMSDDEELGVRPVDGRVVLIDLDADPEALADRLEGLRIFAGYAGWGPGQLDGELADGSWLVASALPADLLAPPAADLWFSVLRRQPWPLGLLATHPIDVLRN from the coding sequence GTGACAGGCGGTGACGATGCGCAAGATCCGACTCCCGACAGCTCGCCCGAGGCGGGTTCGGGGCAACTCCCGCGCAAGGTCCGACCGGGTTCGCTGCTGATCGCGTCGACGGACCTGATCGAACCCACCTTCCGCCGGTCGGTGATCTACATGATGGAACACAACGCGGCGGGAAGCCTCGGGGTCGTCATCAACCAGATGAGTCAGGCGGCGGTGCACAACCTGCTGCCCCAGTGGACCGACCTGGCCAGTTCTCCGCGGGCGCTGTTCGTCGGCGGCCCGGTCAAACGTGATGCCGCGCTCTGCCTGGGTGTGCTCAAGCCCGGGATGTCCGATGACGAGGAGTTGGGTGTGCGTCCGGTGGACGGGAGGGTCGTGTTGATCGACCTCGACGCCGACCCCGAAGCGCTGGCCGACCGTCTCGAAGGGCTGCGCATCTTCGCCGGTTACGCGGGTTGGGGTCCCGGCCAGCTCGACGGTGAGCTCGCCGACGGCAGCTGGCTGGTCGCGTCGGCCCTGCCCGCCGATCTGCTGGCACCACCGGCCGCGGACCTGTGGTTTTCGGTGTTGCGTCGTCAGCCGTGGCCGCTGGGGCTGCTCGCCACCCACCCGATCGACGTTCTGCGCAACTGA